From the Streptomyces sp. KMM 9044 genome, one window contains:
- a CDS encoding phosphatase PAP2 family protein, which produces MAGRPVPVVLPPSLRGWLGAVAVLGALVVGVLGALYADGSEPGTVDTWIWAVVEGVGPSLRNAALATDFLGEPVGAATLVGVTVTGCLLLRWPRAAVLVVAGAGLAVGTTKLIKPLVGRTIHGDDNLSYPSGHTAFLTAFALVVALLATGRLGLGRTAGALLVLAAALVAGAAMGWAQVALGAHYPTDVLGGWCTALAVTPATAWLVDRTADRMADAGRPEPR; this is translated from the coding sequence ATGGCCGGTCGTCCGGTGCCCGTGGTGCTGCCCCCGTCGCTGCGCGGGTGGCTCGGGGCGGTGGCGGTCCTCGGCGCGCTGGTGGTCGGCGTGCTCGGGGCCCTGTACGCCGACGGCAGCGAGCCCGGCACAGTGGACACGTGGATCTGGGCGGTGGTGGAGGGCGTGGGGCCGTCGCTGCGGAACGCCGCTCTGGCCACGGACTTCCTGGGGGAGCCGGTGGGAGCGGCGACGCTGGTCGGGGTCACCGTGACGGGCTGCCTGCTGCTTCGGTGGCCCCGCGCGGCGGTGCTCGTCGTTGCCGGCGCCGGCCTGGCCGTGGGGACGACGAAGCTGATCAAGCCCTTGGTGGGACGGACCATCCACGGCGACGACAACTTGTCCTACCCGAGCGGGCACACCGCCTTCCTCACCGCGTTCGCCCTCGTGGTGGCGCTGCTCGCGACCGGCAGGCTCGGCCTCGGCAGGACGGCCGGCGCATTACTCGTGCTCGCCGCGGCACTGGTCGCCGGCGCCGCCATGGGCTGGGCGCAGGTCGCCCTGGGCGCGCACTACCCGACCGACGTCCTCGGCGGCTGGTGCACCGCACTGGCGGTGACACCGGCGACCGCGTGGCTGGTCGACCGGACGGCTGACCGGATGGCCGACGCCGGTCGCCCGGAGCCTCGCTGA